The Halotia branconii CENA392 region GTAGAATTAGTAAATCCTGTTGCTGGCTGATAATTTTTCACAAAATATTGCCAAGCCTCACGAGCATAAGTTTGTTCTTCAGGCGTGAGCGGGGCAGTAATATTGCTACAACTACTAGAATTTTGCGACAAAACTGGTGTCGGGATATAAAACAACAATTGCAAAAATGTCCCAACTAGGAACAATGCAATCCATCTCCACAGTTTTTGTTGATGGTGCTTGTATAGCATATACCAATAAGGGATTAAATATTAGAATTTTCAAAAATTGAGCTTTATCGAACACCTCGAATAGCACAATTAAGAGCTAATTTGTAAACTCCAGTAAAGTCCTCGTCTTGTATACTTTTTAGGAATTTGAGCCATTAATGTACTTATTCGCTGAAACTCAAACCTAGCAAGAATTTGAGTATTTTTGAGATTTTCTTTACGAACCAAATCTAAGAACATGGGTGGAAATAATCGTTATTTTTACATTTTTGTATTCCAGTAACTTCTACACTGTATGCATATCATTTGGATGTTAACTAGAAAAATTTGTGAAATCAGCGACAAATACACTGAAAATATGAAACTTACGTACAAAATTAAGTAAATATACGTAAGATTTATGCATATTCTTCTTTAATTTGATTAAAAAATAATTAAGAATTTACTAATTAGGCTTGTATGTTAAAACAAAGTATTAATTTTTCAGTTAATAGGTATTTGACATGGTATCAGTAAGTGAAGACTTTTTATCGGATTAGTATAAATAAAGTGACTATTGAATTCAACACCAGCCTTGGTGAGGGAGATTGGGTTTCAACCGTCGGAGGATGGCGGTGTGATGCTCTACTTATTCCTGGTGCACAACTCGAAGCTCTTTATTATGATGGAATAAAAGCTGATACGAAAAGCTTTACTATTGAAAGTTCTATTATTCGTTGGTCAGGAAGTCTCAAACCCAAAGAGCTATTGGTAAGACTGTCTCTGACTAAGGACTTACCTAAATTAGAAGAAGAAAAGCTTCAGTTAGAAAAAGATAAATTGAACCTAGAAAAACAAAAATCATCAATAGAAACCAAGTGGAAAGTGTTAACAGCGATAGGTGCAATTGTTAGCAGTCTCTTGACTTTAAGTACTACATATTTTGTAGGACAATCTAAATTAGCGACATCCTTGGCTCCACCTAGAGTACATACTTACTCCAGTGCAATGTCAATACCTGAAAATAGATGTATAAATTCTCTAACAAAAAGTCTGGAAAATTATGGTCTGCAAAATGTTACTACAGTTAATAAGGGTGTTTATGCAACTAAGGAAAATTACAATATATTTGTAGGATGTGATACAAATACCAAAGCCATATTCCTTGTAGTAAGTGGACCTGAAGACGCTGAAGCTAAACAAATAAGAGAAAATATTAAGGTTCTATTGCCATATTAATATAAAAATAATTGATGTAAAGTTATGCAAGCTAAATTTCAAGAGCAACTGTCTCCCTCCGATGCCGAAGTAATTTTGGAACGTTTGCCTGAAAGGATTCGAGAAGCTCTGGTTGCTCGTGCTACTAAAATTGAATATCCAATCGAAGCAGTAATTGAAATGGCGATCGCCAGTTTACTGGATACGGAAGCATTAGGCTTTGCAGATTGTAAACCAGGGCGTGGACAGTAAAGTAGTAACGCAATTATACTCGGTAGCTCATAACAAAGTAACAACAAGCGATCGCAAACTGATTTATCCTGCAAATCAGAAAATCATCATATCGAATGGCTCTAAGAAAATAAAGATGACAAGGTGAGAATGAGACATCTTCAACAATAAGGCCATTGGGTGCAGATATTACTGTTTGCTTAACTGTCGCACGTCTAATATCGTGTTCTGTTGACTGTTGACAGTCAACAGCCAACGAATAATACTAATTTTTAACGCCAGCCCAAACTGTAAGCGGCTTCCCAACTTGCTTATAGAGAAAACTTTCTCAAATCACCTCATTATTGTTAGCTGTGAGAGATTTATTCGGTTACAGACAGTGATACTTAAAATTTCACCCGTAACTGTCCTGTTAAAGAGTTACCGCTGTAGGTACTTCCTGCCGTCTCCTGATTCCGTACATTACTCAGGCTATAGCCAAGATCTGCTTCTATGTTGGGCGAAAATTTGGCTGTACAGCGAGTTTGATAAGTATTGGCGTTATCAAATTCACCATTAAGTCGCTGCTGCCCTAAATTGGCAGATAGCCGACAGCGCAAGAAATCGAACAGTTGTCCTTCCCAAGCTAATTCAGCGTTGTAAACTAAAAAATCTGGTGGAGAAAAATAGCCACTGCTACGTTCTACATTGCGATCGTAACTCCATGTGAACACATTAGCTGCTACAGAAAATTGTCCAAACTTACGTTCTAGTCTGCTAAAAGACTGAATCTCAGAATTGCGATCGCTGTAATTACCCAAGCGTAACGAAGAAAACAAGCTTGTATCCCGGTCAATCTGCCAATATAAATCAGGCCCAAAGCGCCAAGTTGTAATTTGATTTTCTAAAGTTTGAGCATTCGCTTTATAAGAACTTTGTTCTAAGTTTGCTGATATTATTAAACCCGAAACTAATCGACCTGAAGCAGAAACCTTTAGTGGCAAAATAGAAGATTCAACCTTAGTATTGAAATTTATAGCTGTAGGTAAACGGTCAAAAACATCAACACCTGCTGCTGCTTGTAGCGTTACTTGACCCACTTTTCCTTGCCAACCAATTTGTAAAGGAATATTGGTAACTGATTCCACACCTCTTTGCTCGAAATAGTCTAAACCTGTTTTGAAAAATATTTTGTTGCCATTATTTAATTTAAACTGAACTGTTGGTTCAATTAATAAATTATGTTGACCAAAGTTATCGTTATCATTTTGAAAATCTATTTGTAGATTTTCAAAAACGGCAAATGGCTTAACTAGTTCCGTAGAAGTAGATGATGGGTTTAATTTATCGGGGATTTTGGGCGATACTGGTGGTATTGGTGGAGGTAATTGTAGCCCTGGATTAAAGTTTTCAGGTGCAGCAATCAAAATAGGTTTTTGCTTTAATTGATCTAAATGTATTGTTGGGTAACTCTCATTATCTTGGGAATCAAATAAATCAACTTTTTTCAATTCATCAGTAGAAGTAACTTTTTCTGATAACTTTGAAAGTAAATTTAAGCTTTCATGTGTTGTAGCAGCTTGTAAATTAGTTTCTAATAATATCCAAATACCTAAACCCCAAACTATTATGAATTGAATCTGTAAGTATTTCCAAAAATACTTAGGATATTTGTATCGATATACAACGTTACAATCAACACTATTCACCATATTAAAATATCATACTTTATAATATAAACAAACAATATCATCATTAATTTTCTTTTTTCTCTTCCATCACTACTCGAAAAAAGAAAATAGTAAAAAAATGAAATTATCTAGAAGTGTAAAATGGTTTGAATTGATTCATCGCATTAATTAAATGATTGAAAACTAGAAAGAGTTCGGAACTAAAAACAATATTTACCCAGAAAAATAATTTCCGTAACGCGTTGGCTCACCATCTACTTTTCCCACACTACCTAAGATTGTGCATTTCTCACAAGCCTAACACCTGCATTGATTTTTCCAGCACTTCTTTAGGACGAAATGGTTTAGTTAGATATAAATCTGCACCAACCTCCATTCCTTTCTGCTTATCAAATTCTTGTCCTTTAGCTGTCAAAATCACGATATAAATATCAATCATTTGCAGTTCGTGTTTGACAATGTGGCAGACTTTCAAACCATTCATTTTAGGCATCATCACATCAAGAAAAACTAAGTTTGGTTTTTCTGTTTTAATAATTTCGAGAGCTTCTTCGCCATTTCTAGCAGTTAAAAGTTCAACACCTTCATCTTCTAATGCTTCTAGGGCTTGTTCCATCAAAATCACGATGTTGGGTTCATCATCAACAATCAAAACTTTCTGAGTCATAAAATCTCCAAGTTTGAGGATAAAAAACATAGGTTGAAGCGAGTGTTACTGATCGGACAGCATAATAAAGAAGACATTTTCTAACTCTTTCTCAAACCTAAGAGTTTTCACCATTTCGGCTTCTTGAGAGAAGATAGAATCAATGATAATCATGTCAGGCTTGGCTGAGAGAGCTTTATTAATGCATTCTTGAGGATCAGAGGCTTCAATTACGTTATAGCCCTGAGTTTGTAATACATCCGATATAGTTTTTAAAGTTGATGCATTTTTATCTACAACCAATACCTTTTTACTAGAAGTACCCTGGTAAAGCAGGGAACCAATTTCGTTGAGGAGTTGCTCTGTATTGATAGGTTTGGTGAGATAGCGATCAATACCAATGTGATAGCCCCGTTCTTTGTTTTCAATAATTGACAAAATGATGATGGGAATGTCTGCCGTTTGGGGATCATTTTTGAGGACAGCTGCCACATCGAAGCCATTGATTTGAGGCATCATCACATCCAAAAGAATCAAATCGGGACGAACTATTTTGATTTGATGAATTGCGTCCACGCCATCTTTTGCTTCCCGGACTTTGTAACCTTCATTTTCTAGTTGTTGACGCAATAGTTCTCGAATATTGGCATCATCATCAACAACTAAAATGGTTTTGCGGTTTTCGTTCAGTATAGTGTTTGTGGTAATGACATGTTCTTTAAGTTGTTTGACCAATGCATCCAGGTTCAGTTTGCTACTGGTTTTGTTGTCACTTTTGTAGGTGGGAATAATAAATGAAAACGTGCTGCCTTTACCCGCTTCACTTTCTACCCAGATTCTACCACCATGATGATCGATAATTTGTTTACAGATGGGCAATCCTAGTCCTGTGCCTTTAGGTTTATCGGTGAGAGTATCGCCAACTTGACGGAATTTCTCGAACACTTTCGGCTGATCTTCAAATGTAATGCCAATACCTGTGTCAATGACGCTAATGCAAACACCGTCATTCTTTTGTTTAACGCGACAGACTACAGAACCGGATTCGGTAAATTTAACGGCATTAGAAATTAGGTTAATTAAGACTTGCAGTAGACGATTGCGATCGCCTACTATTTGAGGAAGTCCGGGTTCAATCTCAGTAATTAACTGTAAACCATTAGTTTCAAACAACGCCCATGTAGAATTGGTTGCCCAATCAACTAACTCACTAGGATCAAGGGGCTGCATTTGCCATTCCACTTTACCGGCTTCCATCTTGGCAATGTCCAAGACATCATTAATTAAAGATGTTAACCGTTCTGCTTCAGACACAATAATATTGAGATTGTCAGCCACCCGTTTGATTGTTTTTTGCAGCTTGCGGTCTTCGACAGCAATCATCGGGAACACATCAGTTTCTAGCTTTTCTTTAATAATGGACGCAAAACCGAGGACAGAAGTTAATGGTGTCCTCAGTTCATGGGAAACTGTGGAAATGAAATCAGTCTTCATCTTGTCGATTTCTTTTTCCGCTGTTACATCTCGAATCAGTAAAGCAGAACCGAAGCAAGCGGCTGGTTCGTTGGCCGCCGTTTTTTTGAATATAGCGGTGGCTACTGCTTGACCAATACGTTCCTTCGCCAAAGCAACTTCGGCCACAAACACCTCTTGGGGATGAGACTGAGTTCGGTCAATTAAGGCTGCTAAACCGGATATTGGCAGTTCCCGGTAGTGTCCATTGAGGGTAGTGTCTGGTAATCCATGCATGGCTAAAAAGGCAGGATTGAAGTGGGTGATTTCTCCTGCGGTATCTGTTACCAAAAGACCATCGGCTAAGTTGTCCAAAATGGCATTTAACCCTTGGGCTTCGGCGAGCGTATTTTGCAATGCTGCCGTCCGTTCTGCAACTCTGGCTTCCAGTTCTTGATTTAGTTGCCGCAGAGCGACTTCTGCTTGTTTGCGGGCAGTAATGTCAGTATTAATTTCCAGTATGGCGCAGGGTTGACCAAGGAAGTCCCGTTGTAATGTCCAACGACTCTGAACTGTGAGCAGTTTGCCATTGCAGGTGAGGTGTTCGACTTCTCCTTCCCAATTACCTTGCTGCAATAAATCGGCGATGATTTCTGTTTTTGGCTTGGGAAAGGTTTTAGTGATAAAAGTGTAAATACATTGGTCTTTGACTTGCTCACGGGTCAAATTGTAGAGACTTTCTGCACCTTGATTCCAGTACGAGATTCTGTCAGTTATGTCGCGTACAATAATGGCATCGCTGGAATGATTTAACATATCTAATAAACGTTGATTTTCGGCTTCTGCCAGCTTGCGATCGTGAATATTAGTACAAGTGCCAATCCATTCTCTAATGCTGCCATCTTCTTTCAGTACAGGAGCGCCACAGACCGAGAAGTAGCGATAATTACCATCTTTACCAAGTAATCGATATTCGGTTTGATAAAGACTCTGGTTTGCTACAGCTGCATTCCAAACTTCTGTAGAGTGGGAACGGTCATCAGGATGAACCGCATTGAGCCAGCCCCACCCATCGACTTCTTCTTCAGTCTGCCCTGTATAAGCTATCCAGGTAAGCATGTCACAGCTTATCCCTAATCCTTCCGGTGCAGCCCCCCAGACTATTTGGGAGCTAGCAGTTACTAAAGAGCGATATCGTTCTTTTAGTCGTTGATTTTCAGCTTCTGCCAGTTTGCGATCGTGAATATCCGTACATGTACCAATCCACTCACGAACGCTACCATCTTCTTCAATGACGGGGGCACCCCAGACCCAAAAGTAGCGATAGTTACCATCCTTTCCGCGTATTCGATATTCAATTTGATACATGCTCAGGTTTGCTACAGCAATACCCCAAGCTTCTCCGGTGTAACCACGATCATCGGGATGAACAGCATCAATCCAACCTCCGTTTTCAGCTTCGGCTAAAGTTTGCCCTGTATAGGCTATCCAATCTTTCAATTCAAAGCAAATTCCTTCTGGTGTGCTGACCCAGATAATTTGCGTATTAGTTTTCACTAGAGAGCGGTATCTGGCTTCGCTCTGTTTTAAGATTGCTTCGGAGTGTTGATATTCTTTTTGGCTAAGCTTGATGTCGCTGATGTCCTCTACACTTGAGTAAATTAGCCGTTCTCCATCCTGCTCAATTATCCGTTCAGAAATTTTGACTGGAACCAAGTGTCCGTCTTTATGAAGATATTCCTGCTCATAAGACCTATAGCGACCAGTCTGTTCTAGGATTTCTAGTATGGTTTGCTTGGCAACATATTTTTCAGGATTCATCTGCCAGTAGTTCAGGTTTAAGACTTCTGGGACAGTACGCCCTAAAATGGCAGCATAGGCGGGATTGATCTGAACTAGCGTCCCATCTGTTCGGCAAAGTACCAAACCAACGGGACATTGTTCAAATAGCTGACGGTTGTATTGATCAAGTTGGTTAGACATAGTTGTAATTTCCTTAGTCGTGTAAGTATTTAGGGTGAGGACAACAAGCAATACCTTTCGGTTAAGCGAGGAAACGGGAACAGAAAAACCCTTTAACCTCTTCTTTTGTCAAAGACGCTGCGCTGGCTTATCTTTTCCTAAAGGTCAATTCCAAGTTAAAAATGCTTAACTGAACAGTATTGGGACAACAAAGTGGCGTAAAGCTTTAATGAAATTGGATGGCGTTGGAACATTTGGTAAATTTGATCGGGGGATGTATCATCAACGTCTGGACTCTGCTGTGAAAGTCGCCGAATCAGTTGAGTATGGCGGATAAGTAAATCTGTCGATTTGAGCGTTGGAGTTGTTGATGGAATGAAGCAGTCTACATCAACATCAATAGGAGAGGTTGGAGAGATAGAAATCTTGTTAATTTCTTCTTCAGCAGCAGCTACCATTGAATAATTCACCGGAATTTGAATCCAAAACTCTGTCCCTTTACTTGGTTGAGAATGACATTTGAGAACTCCCCCGTGTCTGTCTACAACAATTTGGTAGCTAATTGCCATACCTAATCCGGTTCCCTTGCCAATATCTTTTGTAGTAAAGAAGGGATCGTAAATGTGTCGAATGATCTCTTCGTTCATGCCTGGGCCATTGTCAGTAATGCGAATCACAACCCAGTGTTCATCGATCGCTTCAGTGTGAATGCAGATTTGGGGAGTAGATATTTGTTTATTGTCCATTCCCTCCTCTAGAGCATCAATGGCATTAGCCAGGATGTTCATAAACACTTGATTTAACTGTCCGGGATAGCATTCAATTAAGGGAAGTTTTGCGTAGTCTTTAACAATTTCAATCGCTGGACGGTTAGTAGCTGCTTTTAGACGATGGTGCAGAATCATTAATGTACCTTCTATGCCATCGTGGATGTTGACGGTTTTCATTTGGGCTTCATCATGGCGGGAGAAATTTTTCAGAGATTTGACAATTTCTACAATGCGATCGCTGCCCAGTTTCATTGAATCCAGCATCTTGGGCAGATCTTGCATAATAAATTCCACATCAATGGCATCTAGCTCTGATTGCAGATCTGGCGGAGCCACTGGTAAAAATTTTTGATAGTCTTGCAGTAGATGCAATAAATCGTTGGCATACTCGGCAACATACTTCAAATTGCCGCAAATGAAGTTAACTGGATTGTTGATTTCGTGGGCAACTCCGGCAACAAGTTGTCCTAAACTGGACATTTTCTCGCTTTGGATTAACTGAGTTTGTGCTAGTTGTAAATCTTGAAGAGCTTGCTGAAGCTTTGTTGTTTGGGCTTTAGCCTGAATGGCTGCTTGAGTACTTTGCTCGAAAAGCAAAGCTTTTTCAATGGCGATCGCTGTTTGAGAGGCAAAGATACTCACGAGTTTGAGGTGTTCGGCTGTGTATGAGTCTGTTTTGGATGTGCCGATAGCGATCGCTCCCAATACTCGCTCTTTGGCTCTCAACGGTACACAAATTAGAGCGCCTAAGTTTTCTTCTCCCTTTAATCGAGGATCGGCTTGGACATTATTGATGATTTCTGCCCGGTTGGATTGCACAATGTGGCCAATAATTCCCTTACTCGGTTGCGGTTGATTGTCGTTGTCAAACAACATTCCAAATTCGGCAATAATTTCAAATGCAGCTGCATCCGGACTCAAAAGCAAA contains the following coding sequences:
- a CDS encoding response regulator transcription factor, giving the protein MTQKVLIVDDEPNIVILMEQALEALEDEGVELLTARNGEEALEIIKTEKPNLVFLDVMMPKMNGLKVCHIVKHELQMIDIYIVILTAKGQEFDKQKGMEVGADLYLTKPFRPKEVLEKSMQVLGL
- a CDS encoding PAS domain S-box protein, with the translated sequence MSNQLDQYNRQLFEQCPVGLVLCRTDGTLVQINPAYAAILGRTVPEVLNLNYWQMNPEKYVAKQTILEILEQTGRYRSYEQEYLHKDGHLVPVKISERIIEQDGERLIYSSVEDISDIKLSQKEYQHSEAILKQSEARYRSLVKTNTQIIWVSTPEGICFELKDWIAYTGQTLAEAENGGWIDAVHPDDRGYTGEAWGIAVANLSMYQIEYRIRGKDGNYRYFWVWGAPVIEEDGSVREWIGTCTDIHDRKLAEAENQRLKERYRSLVTASSQIVWGAAPEGLGISCDMLTWIAYTGQTEEEVDGWGWLNAVHPDDRSHSTEVWNAAVANQSLYQTEYRLLGKDGNYRYFSVCGAPVLKEDGSIREWIGTCTNIHDRKLAEAENQRLLDMLNHSSDAIIVRDITDRISYWNQGAESLYNLTREQVKDQCIYTFITKTFPKPKTEIIADLLQQGNWEGEVEHLTCNGKLLTVQSRWTLQRDFLGQPCAILEINTDITARKQAEVALRQLNQELEARVAERTAALQNTLAEAQGLNAILDNLADGLLVTDTAGEITHFNPAFLAMHGLPDTTLNGHYRELPISGLAALIDRTQSHPQEVFVAEVALAKERIGQAVATAIFKKTAANEPAACFGSALLIRDVTAEKEIDKMKTDFISTVSHELRTPLTSVLGFASIIKEKLETDVFPMIAVEDRKLQKTIKRVADNLNIIVSEAERLTSLINDVLDIAKMEAGKVEWQMQPLDPSELVDWATNSTWALFETNGLQLITEIEPGLPQIVGDRNRLLQVLINLISNAVKFTESGSVVCRVKQKNDGVCISVIDTGIGITFEDQPKVFEKFRQVGDTLTDKPKGTGLGLPICKQIIDHHGGRIWVESEAGKGSTFSFIIPTYKSDNKTSSKLNLDALVKQLKEHVITTNTILNENRKTILVVDDDANIRELLRQQLENEGYKVREAKDGVDAIHQIKIVRPDLILLDVMMPQINGFDVAAVLKNDPQTADIPIIILSIIENKERGYHIGIDRYLTKPINTEQLLNEIGSLLYQGTSSKKVLVVDKNASTLKTISDVLQTQGYNVIEASDPQECINKALSAKPDMIIIDSIFSQEAEMVKTLRFEKELENVFFIMLSDQ
- a CDS encoding sensor histidine kinase, coding for MSVVNLKKILNKKELLSLLEDLACQFNIAIDVELVDGTKLISIGEQTSQNRYPIKGSVDIIGWVVGEEQATLIATLLSFIAKQEAEKKELAKELLERYQEIDLFEDISTQLTTSLDRRQIAQLVLQEISQLIESSAGIILLLSPDAAAFEIIAEFGMLFDNDNQPQPSKGIIGHIVQSNRAEIINNVQADPRLKGEENLGALICVPLRAKERVLGAIAIGTSKTDSYTAEHLKLVSIFASQTAIAIEKALLFEQSTQAAIQAKAQTTKLQQALQDLQLAQTQLIQSEKMSSLGQLVAGVAHEINNPVNFICGNLKYVAEYANDLLHLLQDYQKFLPVAPPDLQSELDAIDVEFIMQDLPKMLDSMKLGSDRIVEIVKSLKNFSRHDEAQMKTVNIHDGIEGTLMILHHRLKAATNRPAIEIVKDYAKLPLIECYPGQLNQVFMNILANAIDALEEGMDNKQISTPQICIHTEAIDEHWVVIRITDNGPGMNEEIIRHIYDPFFTTKDIGKGTGLGMAISYQIVVDRHGGVLKCHSQPSKGTEFWIQIPVNYSMVAAAEEEINKISISPTSPIDVDVDCFIPSTTPTLKSTDLLIRHTQLIRRLSQQSPDVDDTSPDQIYQMFQRHPISLKLYATLLSQYCSVKHF